From the genome of Oryza glaberrima chromosome 1, OglaRS2, whole genome shotgun sequence:
ACGGCCTGCAGACCACCGCCGTTGCCACCGGCCGTCGACCTGCTCCTCTCCACGGGCCTGAACCTCTGGGAGGCTGACGAGAAGTTCCTCACCAGCGTCGCCGCCCCGACGGCCACGCCTTCCCATTTGGTCTCGGCCTCCACGGCGCCGCTGGCCACCGGAGGCGACGAGGTGAGGTTGCAGTAGCCATTCACCATCTCTCCACCCTCCTGTTTACACCAACTCACCAAGTGATGTGTTGCTgtgcgctagctagctagctagctgctgatATGGGAGGATTTGGGCGTGGTTCGTGGAGTTGTTCGCCGCGGGGGCCGGGGGTGTCACGTTTGGATTTTGCAAGCGTGCTGCGTGTGAGAAGTGGAGTTGATGAGGCTGGATGCGATCGAGATGGTGCGTGCGCGCGCGGTGGCGTCGGGAGAGGCAGTAGTGGAAGACCTGACGCAGGGGAGCGTGGTGAGGCGAGGGAGTAGGAATCAAGCCGATCGATCACCGACTGTTTCTGTCTGCGAGTGGCGGAAAACGGTGGCCGTGACGAGATCACGCGATCAAACCATGGAACGCGAAATCATGAGCCGTTGAGTGGTGGGTGGGTGGGACAGTGGGACAGTGGAATTGAAGCGTCCAGTTTTGACTGCCACGCCGCACGGCAAGCACGGTTTGGCTCCAGGAAAATGTGGGTTGTGGAAATGGATTTGTAGTCACGAGAGAACGGGACGAAATTCCGTGCAGGAAATTATCGGCCCAACACAAATCGCATGGAATGTTTGCATCGGTCCATTTGTCCATGCATATATGTTGGGGAAGCAGCGAAGCCTTCTAGGCCCGTGTACCTGTGGTTGTTCCAAGTACATGTCAAGTTATGTAGCACTACTAACTGGTATAGTATTCGTACTTCTGGCTAATGGCATGTATGTTTAAATCTTGCCCATATTTTATTtcggagttgctagaaatatggcgccatatgctaTAGTCGATTTTTttagccacttacacagtagttacacctcatttacaccccacttacatatgtaattagtatgtaattttcgaatttacatatgtaattttagtacttacatatgtaattttgagacttacattgtaaatacactaaaattacatatgtaatttagggacttacaatgtaaatacatgccgactattttttgatgaaaaatatggcgccataaatatagttaCACCcttttattttagattttccAGGACTAATCCGGCAATGCTACGTATCAGGCCACAGATGCGCTGAGTAATTCATGTTTCAGTCCATGTATTCAGATGTTTTATTAGTTGAATCAAAATATTGCAATGAATTTTTGGTGGTGTTTCGTTTATTTTCTTCGATGTATTTGGATCTGTTGATGTTTCAATACATTTTGAAACCGATGTTTCATATGTTGTAGTAAAATGTTTCAAGAGTGTTTCGGTTCTGTTTCACCATTTCAATAGTTGAAAACATTCTTTTATTAGGTACTGAAACATTTTGGTAAAACAACACCCTATATGTTAGAAAAATATCATACTCCGATTTGTAGTCGCATAAGGATTAATCCCGTGCTTTGTTTAGAATGTGGGAGTTACCCCTATTGTTTTggaaatttaattattattttcgtAAATTCACTGTTCTTTTAAACAGAAGTGAGCTTTGCTGCTTAACTTTATTCAATTATACTAGCCAtaccattaaaaaaattttggagcACGCATTGTGAATCTCAAGCCTCTTGGACCATGCATCCAGCTTTGATTGACTACAACTCAGTGTTGACATGGGAGGTGACACCGGGCGCAAATTTCTCATCTGAATTCCAGCCATGTCCGACGGGCAGGGCACACCGAaccgttcttcctcctctttgccGCTGCCAACCGGTAGACAGTTATGGCTTCATCGCTCTCAACCTCAGGTCCTCAACCCCAAGCGGACGAGTCACATGGCGTGCTTGTGATGCAGCGTCTTTCCTTTTCATGGCGGCAGCTTTCGCATGCAGAGAGCGGCAAACTCGAAGGAGGCAGTTGGGCCGTCCCCTCAAAGATCCACTTGATTGTGTACTGCACGAATTCACCGGTGATGAGACCATTGCCTGCTATGGCGATCGAAAAACTACACGATCTCGACACACCTGCGAGTGCCATGCATTGCAAGCACACGACGCGTACGAGCAAGAACCACGGGCATGCAAGGCGAGCTACTACCAGCGACAAACGAGGACAAGACAGGACGCCCATATCTATATCCAACAACTCTTGTCACTCTCCCCTGCGTTTATTATTTACAGCGTCTCCGCTATGCAGCAATTCAATCAGCAACAGGattcgatccatccatcgatcgatcggtcggttGGTTGGTTTGACAGCGTGTGTCTCTAACATGTTGTTCCACTGCAACATTGTACGCGAGATCTCGATCATGGCGGCATGTAGGAGTGGTGGACGTCGTGGTCGTGCGGCGGCCAGTGCACCCCTTCCCTCGGGCACGGCGCCGGCGGAAGCGGCGCCGGCTGCGCCAGGTACGTCGGGTACCGTTGCCCCGGCATCAGCACCGACAGGTCCGCCGCCtgcagcaccgtctccacctgcAACAATTTCAGAGCAGCAAACACCTCAACATTGGATCATTTCGCTCTGTGTAAGTGGTTGGCGACGTACTACGTACCATGGGAGGGCTCCGGAGCTTGCCGGCGGGAGagacgccgtggcggcggcgcgcggggcggagcgccgcgccggcgaggggcggGAAGACGTGGGGCTTGATGAGGTGCTCGAAGATGGCCATGAGGAGGAACATGGAGACGAGGATGGCGGTGGCCGCGAACCCGAACGAGATGGCGTCCATCGACGTGCCGAAGTCCCTGAGCGACGTcgacgcctcgccgcccgcgtccgccgctgcggcgacgaccggcggctgcggaggcgccggcgacgggTCCCCTGGCCACGGCCTCGACCTCCCGCTCATTGCTGCCTGCCTCGGCCGCTTCTTGGCCTCTTGCAGGTTGCAACCAGCACGTCTCCTCCCTGCAcgccatgtatatatgcatgtgttcgTCGTCAAGAAACTGTGTCGAATTCAAGGGCTACAATTCAACGTTGACTTCTTTTGAACTGTAATCTATCTACTTCATGCATGACAGATGGATGACTCATGAGGAATCAAGAATCACATGAGAACAGGTTGGTGAGCTGTGTACTACACTTGCACACCGGTACACACACAGCAACTTTATTTCAGCATCTTCACTAGTAGGAAAGCTGAAAAGCAAATGCAAAAGGGAGGAGAAACAACAGGAGAGGAGGAACAGAAGAAAAACAGTTCCAAAACAGCTCATTTAGAGGCATCGAACATGCACATTGCAGGCAAAAGAGGATACACAACAcaccttcagagttcagattaGCACCGGCACCCTGCAAATTGTCCTCCCTGAATTGAATGCAGAAACTAGCAACCGTCTTGATGTCCCTCTCCTGATGGAATCATGGCTTCATGGGACCTATTGCCGAATGCCAAGAACGGGAGAACACACAGGAGGATATCTCAGCTTGGCTGCCTCTACTTAAAGACAGTCCCCGAATCAAAAGTGAGATCTCAGCTGATTTGGTGGTGGCAAtgtggagagaggagaagaaaactaCAGGAAAAAGCTTGGAGTAACAAAAAGGAGTGCTGCAAGAAAGGCTGCCACACTTGGCACTCCTATAGAAATAAACTAGGAGATGGATGATGATAGGGGAGTCTTCAACAGTTGATGGGAATGGAAGGCTGCAAGATTGGTACAAAAAATAATCTTGGAATCATGTTTGGGCACATCAAaagagtggctccccactcccATGCAAGCACACTCACACAGTAATAGCAGCCCACATGATCCTCCAAAGAGCGTTTAGTGCAGTGCTGTGAAGTGTAGGGCATGATTCAAAGAGGCTATGGTAGCCAAGGCCAAGCCAAAGGGAAAAGCAAAAGAAATGGGCAAATGCAAGAAGGGAAAAAGCAGCGCTCGTGGAAAGGAGGGAAGTTTTGTGTGGCCTTTGTGCAGGGACCAATCAACCTCTGATGGGCATCATGCTGCAATGTCAGTTAACTGGCTGCTCACAAGAAGTTTACTCTTTTCTAGTACAACACCCTCACATGCGATGTGATGTAGTATGTGTGCTTGCTCTCGATTATCAGGATTAGCAATGCAAGCTTAATTACGCTGTTAAGCATGTGTATAAAAGAAAAAGACTGAAACTGCAACTCTCTTTTGCTTGCAAGGGAGTATTCTTCTGTTTGTTGTGACGGGGAAGAAGAAAGATGCTTATGTCATGGCTAAGCGAGTGACTGTAGAGGATGCGAGACCCCTACTGCCGGACGGCTGTGGATCATCCGTGCCCACACGATGTAAGATATTTGTACGAACACGACATGCCGTTGCCTGTTCTTGTTGCCTGTCCATATATGCTCGTCTGTCTAAAATATATGTGCTGATCGACAGTGTGGTGATAAAGAGATATAGCGTGAGACAAGCCATTTTGTTCCCTTTTGTACGCTTCATTGTGTACAGATAACTGATTGAGAAATGGTTTgtttgtttcagaaaaaaaaagggtgagcTTCTCTTCACACactaaagaagaaaaaaaaaattatgatttacAGTCAATTGTAATAATACCCTAGTACTATGGCACAAAGTCATCCTGAAAGTGTTTGTCACGTCGATTCAGTATAAATTCAGTAGCATCGGCTTGTCACAAGTGGCAGAAAAGATTGAGAATCCAATCCAGCAACATGCTAATAACAATGTCTGTGGAGGAAATGAGGAATGATTAACCTACAAAAAATTGTATAGCAGCTGTAGAAAgtactactacactactactagCCATTAAGTTACAGTTCCCATGGTGAACACTAGGACAGTAGGAGTAAGAAATGTAAGATACTGATCCCCAGTTCACATTCCAATGGATTGATTATGCGTGCAGTAAAATCCTTCTTAGGTGCTACTAAGATCCACTTAGGAAACTACAGAGTTAACTAATCTTCCAAAAGTTGCGTGTCAGCGTCAGTAGACTGTCTAGTTTTagctcttttcttctttctgttACTGATAGTCTGGAACAGCAAAACTGCATGTGCATTCTTGTTTCTGAATTTCTCACCAGAtgatgttcagacttcagagacagaggacttaatttttttacttcGTTAATACTAACATAGTTACTACTAGCAGTAAAAATCAGTTAACTGTTAACTGATGATTACACTAATGAATATATTAACTCCTTTCTCAGGTAGTCCTCAACGCGTCATGTATGGAATATGAATTATCTTTGTCCCTGACTCCATCCCCAAATCATCTTGTCTCCTTGCCTTGAGCAAGCATCAATCTAAGCTAAAGAGAAGGCTATTAAAATCACTAATGCTTGCTTCCAAAGTAAGTGCTTGGTACCTGTGAGTTGGGAGCCAACTAATAAAGTGTCAGCTCCATTACTTAATTCTGAGCATCATCGCAGTGGCTGGCAAGGAGGAGAGCATCAACAAGGGCCATGGATAGTTATTagctgcacttttttttttcatctccagAACATATAATTCTGTGCATTTGACAAACTATAATTCACTTCCATTCTTGGCATGCATAGAACCCACATGAGTGTTAGAGAGGCAAAGACATATTTAGGAATGAGAGAAAGGGAGCCAAATTATGAAAAGGAAATCTTAATTTGAACTTCTTGCTCCTGCTTTAAGTTGCAGCATTGCCCCAACAGAAGCTATCATCCAAAGGAAAACAAAGCGAAAAGGCATGAAGTAGTAGTAGAAAGCACAACACAAGCCGAGAAAACTAATCACCTAGCTATGGGTATTATTCTGGAGTAGAAAAGGCTTAATGATAATGCGAATGAGATGCATGAAAGATTAGTGAGGTGATAGGAAAAGCTTAGACCGGATGAAACCAGCTCAAATAGAGAATGGGGAATACCTTGAAAGGTTAACAAGACTGCGTCAAAGATAATCGTAATGCTGGACGATCCGTACTGCTGTATACTGTTAGATAATTGCATCGCTATTTGGCGAGATCTATCATTGTAAAGCGTACATCGAAGGAGGAGCAGATGATGATAGCTAGGCAACCTAAAAAGGGGAAATGAGGAAAAGGCCTTTTCCCGAGCTGAAGACCACATGCTTGTGGAGGGGCTCACATGTCCCCCTCTTCCTCGGCTCACAGTcacagaggaagaagaacaaagGAGATGAAATAGGCTGTGAGCTGGTGTGATCCGGCTCAGATAAGAACATCGGCACCAAGGCCATGTTGCAAATATAAAACGAGATCGGAATCTCagtaaaggaaaagaaaatttgcAGAGAAATGTAAAGGAGCAACCTCATACTTGTCGATTGCTAGAGCTGAAATCTTGAACCAATGTTTTGAGTATTTAAGCATCAATATTGTGAGTTAAAGTATACGAACTGATCGCATGGAGATAATTTCGTTTGATTTTCTTGCAATTCTTTTCGCAGTATATCTTCTCGTGGTAGAGTATGAAAAGTTACAAAAGAAAAGCTTACATTTTGTGATGGAGGGAAACAGAAAGTACAAAGGTGGCAGTGACACTGTCCATGGAGAGTAGAGCACTTCTTCttgggagtggattctaatccctcgagaggatatcctcttgtatatctttttctttcaaattcgatgtaaatagttgtgaaaaattctgaaaaaaattagcaatgtagagtataatgatacctaccaatccaccaaaattcaagttcaaattcaatctacacatcgagaaacaaaaaagacaaatttagatacaAATAGTACGCTACTATTTATAcgctgaatttgtttttttatatctcgacttgtgagttgagtttggacttaagattttgtggagttgtatatatgaattgtatgaatgttgtcaatttttttcaaaatttttcataaccgtttagatgatttttaagcaaacgaggaaacatcccctcgagggattagaatagtttccttctttttttagaaaaaagatcTCTTCTTTTTCCAGAGAAGTGCAGTTCTTAACTACGGATGCTGAAATAGTAGGATACGCGAGAACATCAGTGTGAACTGGGCCGTCAGTTTGTTATACGGAATATCTGGGCCGTGCGTAATCAAGTATAGGAGATCTCAGCTCGTTTtgaaaaaagtacaccaaaggtccctcaacttgtcatcgaggtACAGAATTATCCCTCAGCCGTAAAACCAGACATAGTACatctctcaacttacaaaaccgttcactttttCAATCTTtcagtggttttgaccccggttttatccaaCGTGGTGGTTGAGTTAGCGTGGAACCCACGTAGGCCCCATATGCTAGGTGTCCACGTCagcccccctctctctcactcatctTTTCTCCTCTCTGCAAGGCGACGCACGGGTGGGGAGGTcaccggggcgaggcgggagaggagatcCGGCAGTcggcgatgcggcggtggcggctgcgacACTGGAGAAGGGAGGCAGCTcatggcggcggccgacgacgatgcGGGAGAAGGGAGAGCGTCACCGCGCGTGCGACCTCAGGGTTGGACCATCAAAGAGGcccgggaggtggcggcggcggcgacacggtaGAAGGGGAGGACGTTGCCACACGGGTGAGCTCGAGGACGAAGATCCCAGTCGCAGCGAGGTGAGCGACCTCAACGGCATCGCGCCCGCCGTCGACGACCCACGCAAACACGCACTCGTCTTAGCAGTCCTCGAGCTTCACCACCCAGCTGCCGCCCACGACTCCCGCGCACGGTTGCTTCATGCTCGCGCCCGTTCCCGCTTTGATGTTGCCTCCCCGGAGGAGCCAAGCCTCAGAtggggatggcgatggcgaggtgGCTCGAGGGCACCACGACGATGAGCAACGGGGACGGGGAGAGCGAGGACGCTACCGTCGTCGTGTCGCCCGTCGCCATGCGAGGAggccctctcctctcttcccccaCCTCATCCCCGTTGCGCCGGAGGAGCCAGGCCTCGGGATGAGGATGCTGGCGCTGCCACGGCGACGAGCAGCGGGGACGGGGAGTGAGACGGGAGAGCGAGGACGCTATCGTTGCCGCGTCACCCGTCGCCATGGGAGGAGGTCCTCTTGTTCctgtgtcgtcgtcgtcgtcgccgctgagTCGCCCGTTGTCGGTCGCCGGCCGTTGGTAGCTGCCTCGGCTCGCCAAGCATCCTTCCTACCCACCGGCTAGCCTGCCCCAGATGAGGATAAAATtgggagaggaggaaaggagagaagaggggaaagggaaAGAAGGGGATGACATGgtcacactgacatgtggggcccatgtgggtcccacgttgacTCAGATGCCacatcggataaaaccggggtcaaaactgCCTGAGGACCCAAAGTGATCCGGTTTCGTAAGTTAAGAaacatatatctggttttgcggttaggggacgattttgtaattcgatgacaagatgagggacctcTGGTGTACTTTTTGCGCTTGTTTTCTAAGGCAGCCCAAAGCACCCCAGCCCATCATGACTCCATCGTCCAAGAGGAGGCCGCAAAGTTCACGGCCCATACACTGACCGGGCGAAGCGGCGGGGGCCTCTGTTACGACTTTAGGCCGGTCTAGCACGCGCACGGTGCACCGTATGCCGCGGCTCCGCTCCGTTCGCCGTGCGCGTGCGCGGTGCCTCTGCCGGTCA
Proteins encoded in this window:
- the LOC127763771 gene encoding uncharacterized protein LOC127763771, coding for MSGRSRPWPGDPSPAPPQPPVVAAAADAGGEASTSLRDFGTSMDAISFGFAATAILVSMFLLMAIFEHLIKPHVFPPLAGAALRPARRRHGVSPAGKLRSPPMVETVLQAADLSVLMPGQRYPTYLAQPAPLPPAPCPREGVHWPPHDHDVHHSYMPP